The Struthio camelus isolate bStrCam1 chromosome 15, bStrCam1.hap1, whole genome shotgun sequence nucleotide sequence TTTATAGCTACTTTCcccaggaaaatatattttgagagcACAAGTTTCCATTTCATCTTACAGTTTTGAGGGCAGCAGAGACAGACTGGAGATTTGATCAGATTGGGAAAGACAGAGTTCAGGAATGCTTTTAAAGGGAAGTCACAAACAAAACGTATGTCTCAAGTATGAGAAGAAACACTACAACGCTCATGCTTAAGGAGAGTATGTCATTACTGAGGTATTTCaaaaccctccctccctccacacaACCAGCAGAATCTGCCACAGAGACCACTTCCAATAATTAACTCTCTCCCACGGAGACAAGGCCCTCAGCAATGCATTTAGAATACCCCAGCACAGAAAAGaggaagcatgaaaaaaaataacATGCCTTACAAAGGCCTTTTTAACATTTTTGGGCTTGCTTATGTGTGCTGGCTCTCACAGGGGATGCCCCTAGGTTCTGCAAGCACAACTGACTGCACCCTCCCAGTATACTCAATGGCAGAAAGCGTAATGCATTAAAAGTATTAAAACCTTCAAGTTTTCAAAGTCTTTCTGGTATTTTTCCCTCAAAGTTGAAGCGTTTCCCTCCAGGTGCTTGTTCTCCAACTCATCTCTCATGACATTCATCTGAGCCTCCAGCTCCTGGATGCGCTCTCTCAGGCCATGCATGGAGTCCAGCTCGCTCTCAGATACCTGCACCCTGCCATCAGGCCCATCGGCCGCCTGTGCGCTCCCATCGCCCGGCCCCTCCAAGGGCATAGCTTCAGGGTGCTGCTTCTGATACTCATCGAGGGTCTCCTGCAGGCGCTGCAGGTTCTGGTTGTAATGCTCTTGCAGCGTCTGCAGTTCCTCGCTGTGGATGACTTGCAATTCCTTTATCTTGGCCTGGAACTTATCCTCCAACATTTGCATCTGCTCAAGGTGATACCGCTCCATGTTTTGCTTATCACGGACAATGGCATCAAGTTGGTTTAGGCCCTCTGTTCTCTCAGCCTTTAGAGCGTCCTCTGTCCTATTTAGTTGCTCTATCACATTTCGAATCTCCTCTTCGTATCTGCCTTGTAATTCACTGATGCTTTTGCTGTGTTTAtgctcttcctcctccaacagtCTTCGCTGATTGTCAAGCTGGGATACCTTTGCTTTGAGATCAGCGTTCTCCCGTTCAAGCACGGCTATCACTTCACTGTATTCTCCCTGCTGCTTTCTAAGTAAATCTTCGTACTCGTCCCGAAGGAGAGAAACCGTCTTTACACGTTCTTGGCAGAGCGCATCCATGCTCTGCAAGGATTCTTTGTAAGACTTCAGCTCTCTCTCGTACTCTAGTCTGACCCTGCAAGCTGCATAACAAACCTGAGCCTGAACAATTGCATCTTGAACTAACAAAGATGAATACCTTTCAAGGTCTCCCATGCATGAATGATATGAAAGGCTCTGAGATATCTTTAGGAGCTTCTGGCAATCTCTCATTGCTTCCTCAGGAGGCAGAGATAGTAAGGCAACAGATATTTCCTTAAGAACGTTTGATTTGTCCTTTAGTTGTTGGGCAAGATCTTCCTGAATGGAAACAAGAGTTTCACTACTGTGGTCTGGCAAACTGCAAGTCTCCTCCATCTTGGCTAATTCTTGATAGGGCATCATTTGTAGATGGCTCCCATCCCAGGAGATTTGGGTTCTTTCTGAGGCATCTTTTTGAATTTCAAGTGCTTCAGAAATCTGATGCATAACTCTGTCAAAATCAGGAGTCCTGTATGCTTTGATGATTTCCTCCAACATGCATTTATGTTGCTGGAGAGCTGTTTTGGTATTATGAAGGTCTTCTTCAATTGTTTTTAATCTCTGATGAAAAGACTCTCTCATTTTCTGTGCGACAAACCCAAGTTCTGCCTTGATCAATGTAGCATCTGCCACTGTGCTGAGAAAACATGCCGAAAAGCCCAAACCCGCCGTTTCCTTTTTGccctctgcttctccttctctgaTGCTCAAGTGCATTCTTAGTTCCTCCACCTGGCTCCAAAATTccccttccagcagcagcttctTAGATAGGATGTTGGCCAAATCAATTGCTGTATGAGAAACACTTGCTGGCTCTAACAAAACCACCTCAGCTGTTCCTCGGATCTCTCTGAGAATCTGAGATATCTCAGAGCTCGCATTTTTCAAAGACTCTGCTATTTGGTTGATTAGAGAGGCTTCAAACGCCACTCTCTCAGAAAGCCATCTTAGCTGGCCTGCATCGAACATTTCCACTTGCTGCTCCTTGgaggcatgtttttcttctttcaaaaaatttCCTTCTGAGGCTGGGGTTTGTACAGTAAGGCTTTCACTCTGCTGATATTCAGATGAGACTGGTGCCCCTCTCAAGGCTTGAATTGCATTTGATAAGGTTGTTTCCATGCTGGACAGAGTTACAAGAATCAAATCACTCTCTTTTTCCTTGTCTGATTTGGGTAGAGATCttagctgctccctgcacttcTCTAAGCAAGTCAGTGCTTGATCATTTTTTATTTGGAAACCTCCCAGCTCGCTAACGTGATTTTCTATTAGCTTGAACTTTTCCTGCCTCTCATTTTCCAGCTGTGAGATCAGAGCACTGACTTGGGATAAGCTGGTTTGAAGCTGTTCCCGAAGCTGAGACTCTGTGCTGGCCCACTGATGGTGAAGGGCTATCAGCGTTTCCTGATTATGACCATGCTGGCTTTCAAGCTTCATTGTTACATCTTTGAGCTTTTCCTCTGTAATATAAAGTTTGGTTTCCAGAGAATGGATGATTGAGAGATAGGTCTCAGAGTCGCTTGTCCCTGAGGATGGGTAACCAAGAGCTGGCTCTGATGACATGCTTTCTTCAGACAATGATCTGTCTTGGCTCGTGTCTGAAGAGGTGCTACTTGTCCAGTTCTTCTCTGATCCATCTGGATGTATATATTTTTGGCACTGGATGCTTGAGAAACGGATTCTTTGCCTCTTGGCACCCAGGATTCCTATATCAGGCTTTGCTAAGGCTTTCTGAACCAACTCCTGGTCCTGGAGCTCTGCAGCTTTGGATGGCGAGCCGAATTCTTCCGCCTGCCTCTGGCTGGTCTCAAGaacttcatcttcctcctccttcagtgCATAATTCAGAGCTGGAAGGACATCATGAGTTTGCAGATGCTGCCCTAGTTGAGAAGGATGACTTTCATCAGCCTCGAGATGAGGACTAAGGTCTTCCACCTCCTCAGCGCATGGAGCTGTGCCTACACTAGCTAACTTCTTTAAAGCCTCCTCTTTGGCCTTTAGCTTTATTTTAGTCTCCTCTAAACTGCTATCTAAAGCAACCATTTTAACCAAAGCCTCACTGAGGTCTTGATCTTTCTTCTCCACAATTCTCAAGTGCATTTCCTTAACATGTCTCagctcttcttctttttctttcagcaccTTCTGCACGCTCTGGAACTGATCCGATACTTCCTCAAATGATTGCTCCAGATTGTGGTAGTTGGTCTCttccattttcagttttgcttgcagCTTTGCAACTTCATTATCCGACTCCGCAACCTGGTTCATGAGCTCATGGAACCTACATTTAATCTGATCTCTCTCCCTTTCAAGCTCCTTGATGTGCTCTGCGAGTTTCTGGATACTGGCCTCCTTCATCACCAGTTGCTCCTCCAGCTGGTGGACAATCTCACTGCCTTCAAATTTTGCACTCAGCTTCTCCTTCTGCAGAATCTCCATTTGCTGCTCATTATTTTGTAGCTGATTCTCATACTCATTGGCCTTATCCTCCACTTCCTTCAGACTCCGTATTAAAACCTGCTTTTCCTTCTCACAGCTTTCCAGCAAAGCCTCATAATTCTTCTGCAACTTCTCTTCCATTAGGATCCGGCCTTGTTCACTAGCATTCAACTGCCTGCTCAGGTCTGCAATCCTATCTTGGAGCCGCTGCACCTCTTTCTGATGGTCCCTCTGCAAAGCCTGCTGCATTTCGAGGTCCCGCAGCTCCTGCGTCTTCTCTAGGAGCAGGGCCTCTGCGGTCTTCAGCTTCTGCTCGCTGGCTTTTAGCTGCGAGCTCAAAGTGGCCTCGCCATGCTGCCACTCTTCCAGCTGCTCCTTGGCCTTCTCTTTTTCACTCTTCAGGTCGCTCCTCAACTTGGCCAGTGTCTGCTCTTTAATGGACAGCTCGGCCGCTGCGTTACTGAGCCTTGCCTGCAGGCTCTGAATCTCGGCCTCGTGGTGCCGGATCACATCCTTAGCCTCGGCATAGCTACGTTTTAGCGACTGAATCTGCTGATTGATTAGCTCTTGACGCTGGCATTGGGCTTCCAGCTCGCTTTGGAGATCTTGATTGACTTTGTGGAGCCTCTGCCAGGCACCTGATGGCGAGGCGGCCACCTCGGTCTTAAAAAAATTGATTAAATACTAGATTAGTAACACTCTTGGCTCTCCCTTCTGAGTGTCACACCTCTGGCCAGGCAGGCCACGGAAAGGCTCCTTGCATTGTTTTGACTGCTACCCACATGCTCCAATTGGGAAGATTTGTTCTtggcacattttttttttgttttaaccaacttttattttttaaatgcgtGACAACTGCTTTCCAGTAACAGAAAACACGGACCATAACATCAAAACAGCTCTACAGTAACAGGCTACaaggaaaaaatcaaaaccaaacagaaccaaaaaacaatgaaaaagaaacacCAGCAGtaaaacagagacagaaagacaagagaaaaacTGGAAGGGAGTGAGAACGAGGAGGAGGACGGGAACAGGCTGAGAAGAAAGGAACTTCTTGTTTTAGTgtctttgcttgttttgttgtGAAACAAAAAGTGCACAGTTCGGGTAACACAGTCCTAtcaaacaaaagcaacaacagaaaagtgAGGTGAAAGTAAATGACATCACATCCCACCAAAACGCAGGGAGATAGGACAGCCGTCGCGGCAATGTCATTTCTGTGACTGCTAAACAGGATGTACTGGCTGCTCATCATATTAAAGAGATGTTGTTAGGCTAAAGTTTAAGACTAGGAAGGATCTAATTTGTCTACCtgtaaaaaaaggacaaaataaaaagcCCGACAAGTGAAGGGCGGAGAAAGGTATGATGAGAATGTAGAATGAAAGAAACCAACCTTTGTGAAACTCAAACCAAAGCAGTGTAGCATGCAAAGAGAAAACTCACAGAGAGTCATGCAAAAGGCGACAGAAATTatgtatcttaaaaaaatacacagacaGGAAGAGGCAAGAGAAGCACAGCGTTAAGCCTAGGAATTTGGCCTGCCTTGCTGTACTCTGGTTGCTGATAAGGAAAGCCCACAGATGTGACACTCAGTTATGTTAAGTTAAATTTCATGCTTAACACCAAAAACATGCAAGAATATCCCCCGGGACAGGTTAGTAAGtgacccctcccccccgccatggCCAGAGCTGGAAGACATCACGGGTATACTTAAGAGAGGAGCGTGAGCCCCCGTGCTTTCTCCCGTTAGTGTTCAAAGCTTTGGGTTGGCTCCATCACGATTAAACtcaacagcaggagagagaagaagggTTACACGAGGCCAGAGAGGGCTTCAGTGCAAGGCACATGCATCGGTCCTGGTTATCTCTCAGCATCTTCGTTAAGAAATGTGCAGCATCTTTTGCGTTGGGGTAAACCCAGCAGGACCAAGGCCTGGGGAACTTCCGTATGGGTCAGTCATGCTGCCTAGGTTTGGACCCCCACGTTCAGCACAGGGTCATCGGTCAGCGGGGTGGGTGCCCCGGTGCACTGCAGAAGGGCAAGGGCCGGCAGCAGCCAGACACCTCGACTGGATGTTCTCCACCACCCTTTTCCACAGACTATTAAAGGCACCTCTCAAATTTAGGCTTGACGGCGGGCACAACAAATTCAGAGGGTCAATCCAAACACACACCATGACGGTTCCCTGCAGTCAGGGTCTGCAGGGAAATCCAAGCGATAACCTGCTTCACTCGCATTACCTCAGTGGGGCTTGGTCCCTCTGCTCTCAGGAAATGTGAGGGAAATCCCTAGTACAGTTAGACTGGAGCAAGCAAAACCCTCCAAAAATCCAGTCTAACTTTTATCTGCAAGTTTGGGTCAGCTTTTACGGCCGCATTAGTTTGCTCAGCCCTTCTGCGGACTCTGTCTCTTGCCCCTAGCCCTCGTGTTGAGGCATTAGAGCCAACTTCAACATGGCCAATCTGATGGTGGATCGAGCATCCAATTTTTATCCCTGTCTACTGGTTTCTGGGCTCCAGGCAAAGGAAGGTCAGATGCCTTTGCTCTAGGGACACGGTAGCTAGTCCACTGTTGTGGAAACATGGGATACTGCCAGGGCCTGCGGCCAATGCAGGCTACTGCCATAATACAAGATTAAATACGGCCcagaaacgggaagcggcagctgtAGATTATGAAGTGGCAAATCCAGTGGACATCTGGATAGTAGCTCACAGATGGAGGAACCATCCAGGTTTCTCCTCATGTGAGAGGTGTCCTACAGGAACTCATCCTTCCCCTTTTGACAAACCTCCCCTCTTGCTGGTCTCATTTAATAGGCTTAGGGACACTGCAGCTGCCATTCAAAGGGGGATGGTCCTTTCTCTAGCACCGACTTATTTGCTAGATCCACGTCATTTTCTGGTTTTGAATCCAAGAACTTTCTCCCTCTTCCAAAGTCACCAAAGTGAAAAATGTCACTCCTCCAAGCAAGCACCGTCAGCTTGGGGTCTCCAGATATACTGATAAAAGCATTAATAGATATCTCTTCCGAGGAGATTTACTGGTAAAGAAGGCAATATGCCTCCTTGCTTGGGCAAGTTCCACCGCCTTTGCAATTTCTTCAGAGGAAGTTTCTCCCTTGAGAAATACAGACGCAAGGTTCAGTATCAACACCAGGTTccctgccatggcagcacagagtACAGCCACATAAGGCCACTTTGGTCCACAGTCAGTTTGACCAAATAGATTTGAGCAGGTTAAAACACTACTGCTGCACAAAACGGGACTATATACTTGCTAAAGCAGCCAGAAGCAGCCTAACAGGCTTCCCATCTTCTTTGGGGGCACAGATGCTATTGGAGGAAGTGCTACCAAAAAATCTACtttttggaggtggggaggaaaggtTTTCCAAGAGATGCTCC carries:
- the MPRIP gene encoding myosin phosphatase Rho-interacting protein isoform X1, giving the protein MAAKDNPCRKFQANIFNKSKCQNCFKPRESHLLNDEDLNQAKPIYGGWLLLAPEGTDFDNPVHRSRKWQRRFFILYEHGLLRYALDEMPTTLPQGTINMNQCTDVVDGESRTGQKFSLCILTPEKEHFIRAENKEIISGWLEMLIVYPRTNKQNQKKKRKVEPPTPQEPGPAKMAVTSSNIPSAEKVPATKSTLWQEEMRGKDQADGGGGLSPAQSPVQSQAAAASSLKEPALDSKEDESSMNGDRIDCGRKTRVESGYFSLEKTKQDSKLEEQQLPPPPSPPSPSTPNNRYSYPKSPSQEHAQPFPSPGTRSGDRMIHSFSLNSLDSKNSCPTHKDSNSRDIGRGAEKAGRPLSFKASRQYTTLADVPKAIRISNREAFQVERKRLERRTRARSPGREEVARLFGNERRRSQVIEKFEALDIENAEHMETSVSAGSALSSETRQGRSEKRVFPRKRDFTSEAAAVGSILDASASPLSPHRRAKSLDRRSTESSMTPDLLNFKKGWLTKQYEDGQWKKHWFVLTDQSLRYYRDSVAEEAADLDGEIDLSTCYDVTEYPVQRNYGFQIHTKEGEFTLSAMTSGIRRNWIQTIMKHVRPTTAPDVTRKNFSLKLSVLKPSSLPEEKSKTSSSFETSPKPSEKPDADQAEMDPEQKRSRARERRREGRSKTFDWAEFRPIQQALAQERANASDSSKSSTSTFPKDTSASDTDPGELERERARRREERRKRFEMIDAVDGAGPEDALRMEVDRIPGLPITADIKPQNVHVEIEQRWHQVETTPLREEKQIPIAPLHLAASEDRDEGLAKQHLTALLEKELEQKQKEALELLEQNRHLQDQLKVALGREQSAREGYVLQTEVAASPSGAWQRLHKVNQDLQSELEAQCQRQELINQQIQSLKRSYAEAKDVIRHHEAEIQSLQARLSNAAAELSIKEQTLAKLRSDLKSEKEKAKEQLEEWQHGEATLSSQLKASEQKLKTAEALLLEKTQELRDLEMQQALQRDHQKEVQRLQDRIADLSRQLNASEQGRILMEEKLQKNYEALLESCEKEKQVLIRSLKEVEDKANEYENQLQNNEQQMEILQKEKLSAKFEGSEIVHQLEEQLVMKEASIQKLAEHIKELERERDQIKCRFHELMNQVAESDNEVAKLQAKLKMEETNYHNLEQSFEEVSDQFQSVQKVLKEKEEELRHVKEMHLRIVEKKDQDLSEALVKMVALDSSLEETKIKLKAKEEALKKLASVGTAPCAEEVEDLSPHLEADESHPSQLGQHLQTHDVLPALNYALKEEEDEVLETSQRQAEEFGSPSKAAELQDQELVQKALAKPDIGILGAKRQRIRFSSIQCQKYIHPDGSEKNWTSSTSSDTSQDRSLSEESMSSEPALGYPSSGTSDSETYLSIIHSLETKLYITEEKLKDVTMKLESQHGHNQETLIALHHQWASTESQLREQLQTSLSQVSALISQLENERQEKFKLIENHVSELGGFQIKNDQALTCLEKCREQLRSLPKSDKEKESDLILVTLSSMETTLSNAIQALRGAPVSSEYQQSESLTVQTPASEGNFLKEEKHASKEQQVEMFDAGQLRWLSERVAFEASLINQIAESLKNASSEISQILREIRGTAEVVLLEPASVSHTAIDLANILSKKLLLEGEFWSQVEELRMHLSIREGEAEGKKETAGLGFSACFLSTVADATLIKAELGFVAQKMRESFHQRLKTIEEDLHNTKTALQQHKCMLEEIIKAYRTPDFDRVMHQISEALEIQKDASERTQISWDGSHLQMMPYQELAKMEETCSLPDHSSETLVSIQEDLAQQLKDKSNVLKEISVALLSLPPEEAMRDCQKLLKISQSLSYHSCMGDLERYSSLLVQDAIVQAQVCYAACRVRLEYERELKSYKESLQSMDALCQERVKTVSLLRDEYEDLLRKQQGEYSEVIAVLERENADLKAKVSQLDNQRRLLEEEEHKHSKSISELQGRYEEEIRNVIEQLNRTEDALKAERTEGLNQLDAIVRDKQNMERYHLEQMQMLEDKFQAKIKELQVIHSEELQTLQEHYNQNLQRLQETLDEYQKQHPEAMPLEGPGDGSAQAADGPDGRVQVSESELDSMHGLRERIQELEAQMNVMRDELENKHLEGNASTLREKYQKDFENLKATCERGFAAMEETHQKKIEDLQRQHQRELEKLREEKDRLLAEETAATISAIEAMKNAHREELERELEKSQRSQISSVNADIEALQRQYLEELQSVQRELEVLSEQYSQKCLENAHLAQALEAERQALRQCQRENQELNAHNQELNNRLAAEITRLRTLLTGEGGGEAAGSPLTQGKDAYELEVLLRVKESEIQYLKQEISSLKDELQTALRDKKYASDKYKDIYTELSIVKAKADCDISRLKEQLKAATEAQGEKSPVNTTVSGYDIMKSKSNPDFLKKDRSSVSRQLRNIRSKSLKEGLTVQERLKLFESRDLKKD
- the MPRIP gene encoding myosin phosphatase Rho-interacting protein isoform X8, yielding MAAKDNPCRKFQANIFNKSKCQNCFKPRESHLLNDEDLNQAKPIYGGWLLLAPEGTDFDNPVHRSRKWQRRFFILYEHGLLRYALDEMPTTLPQGTINMNQCTDVVDGESRTGQKFSLCILTPEKEHFIRAENKEIISGWLEMLIVYPRTNKQNQKKKRKVEPPTPQEPGPAKMAVTSSNIPSAEKVPATKSTLWQEEMRGKDQADGGGGLSPAQSPVQSQAAAASSLKEPALDSKEDESSMNGDRIDCGRKTRVESGYFSLEKTKQDSKLEEQQLPPPPSPPSPSTPNNRRSQVIEKFEALDIENAEHMETSVSAGSALSSETRQGRSEKRVFPRKRDFTSEAAAVGSILDASASPLSPHRRAKSLDRRSTESSMTPDLLNFKKGWLTKQYEDGQWKKHWFVLTDQSLRYYRDSVAEEAADLDGEIDLSTCYDVTEYPVQRNYGFQIHTKEGEFTLSAMTSGIRRNWIQTIMKHVRPTTAPDVTSSLPEEKSKTSSSFETSPKPSEKPDADQAEMDPEQKRSRARERRREGRSKTFDWAEFRPIQQALAQERANASDSSKSSTSTFPKDTSASDTDPGELERERARRREERRKRFEMIDAVDGAGPEDALRMEVDRIPGLPITADIKPQNVHVEIEQRWHQVETTPLREEKQIPIAPLHLAASEDRDEGLAKQHLTALLEKELEQKQKEALELLEQNRHLQDQLKVALGREQSAREGYVLQTEVAASPSGAWQRLHKVNQDLQSELEAQCQRQELINQQIQSLKRSYAEAKDVIRHHEAEIQSLQARLSNAAAELSIKEQTLAKLRSDLKSEKEKAKEQLEEWQHGEATLSSQLKASEQKLKTAEALLLEKTQELRDLEMQQALQRDHQKEVQRLQDRIADLSRQLNASEQGRILMEEKLQKNYEALLESCEKEKQVLIRSLKEVEDKANEYENQLQNNEQQMEILQKEKLSAKFEGSEIVHQLEEQLVMKEASIQKLAEHIKELERERDQIKCRFHELMNQVAESDNEVAKLQAKLKMEETNYHNLEQSFEEVSDQFQSVQKVLKEKEEELRHVKEMHLRIVEKKDQDLSEALVKMVALDSSLEETKIKLKAKEEALKKLASVGTAPCAEEVEDLSPHLEADESHPSQLGQHLQTHDVLPALNYALKEEEDEVLETSQRQAEEFGSPSKAAELQDQELVQKALAKPDIGILGAKRQRIRFSSIQCQKYIHPDGSEKNWTSSTSSDTSQDRSLSEESMSSEPALGYPSSGTSDSETYLSIIHSLETKLYITEEKLKDVTMKLESQHGHNQETLIALHHQWASTESQLREQLQTSLSQVSALISQLENERQEKFKLIENHVSELGGFQIKNDQALTCLEKCREQLRSLPKSDKEKESDLILVTLSSMETTLSNAIQALRGAPVSSEYQQSESLTVQTPASEGNFLKEEKHASKEQQVEMFDAGQLRWLSERVAFEASLINQIAESLKNASSEISQILREIRGTAEVVLLEPASVSHTAIDLANILSKKLLLEGEFWSQVEELRMHLSIREGEAEGKKETAGLGFSACFLSTVADATLIKAELGFVAQKMRESFHQRLKTIEEDLHNTKTALQQHKCMLEEIIKAYRTPDFDRVMHQISEALEIQKDASERTQISWDGSHLQMMPYQELAKMEETCSLPDHSSETLVSIQEDLAQQLKDKSNVLKEISVALLSLPPEEAMRDCQKLLKISQSLSYHSCMGDLERYSSLLVQDAIVQAQVCYAACRVRLEYERELKSYKESLQSMDALCQERVKTVSLLRDEYEDLLRKQQGEYSEVIAVLERENADLKAKVSQLDNQRRLLEEEEHKHSKSISELQGRYEEEIRNVIEQLNRTEDALKAERTEGLNQLDAIVRDKQNMERYHLEQMQMLEDKFQAKIKELQVIHSEELQTLQEHYNQNLQRLQETLDEYQKQHPEAMPLEGPGDGSAQAADGPDGRVQVSESELDSMHGLRERIQELEAQMNVMRDELENKHLEGNASTLREKYQKDFENLKATCERGFAAMEETHQKKIEDLQRQHQRELEKLREEKDRLLAEETAATISAIEAMKNAHREELERELEKSQRSQISSVNADIEALQRQYLEELQSVQRELEVLSEQYSQKCLENAHLAQALEAERQALRQCQRENQELNAHNQELNNRLAAEITRLRTLLTGEGGGEAAGSPLTQGKDAYELEVLLRVKESEIQYLKQEISSLKDELQTALRDKKYASDKYKDIYTELSIVKAKADCDISRLKEQLKAATEAQGEKSPVNTTVSGYDIMKSKSNPDFLKKDRSSVSRQLRNIRSKSLKEGLTVQERLKLFESRDLKKD